A DNA window from Pithys albifrons albifrons isolate INPA30051 chromosome 7, PitAlb_v1, whole genome shotgun sequence contains the following coding sequences:
- the C1QL3 gene encoding complement C1q-like protein 3 — protein MVLLLVILIPVLVSSAGTSAHYEMLGTCRMVCDPYGGTKAPSTAATPDRGLMQSLPTFIQGPKGEAGRPGKAGPRGPPGEPGPPGPVGPPGEKGEPGRQGLPGPPGAPGLNAAGAISAATYSTIPKIAFYAGLKRQHEGYEVLKFDDVVTNLGNHYDPTTGKFTCSIPGIYFFTYHVLMRGGDGTSMWADLCKNNQVRASAIAQDADQNYDYASNSVVLHLEPGDEVYIKLDGGKAHGGNNNKYSTFSGFIIYAD, from the exons atggtgctgctgctggtcatCCTCATCCCAGTACTGGTCAGCTCGGCCGGCACCTCGGCGCACTACGAGATGCTGGGCACCTGCCGTATGGTCTGCGACCCCTACGGCGGCACCAAGGCGCCCAGCACGGCGGCCACGCCCGACCGCGGGCTCATGCAGTCCCTGCCCACCTTCATCCAGGGTCCCAAGGGGGAGGCCGGCCGGCCGGGCAAAGCGGGGCCGCGCGGGCCGCCGGGGGAGCCGGGGCCGCCCGGCCCGGTTGGGCCGCCGGGTGAGAAGGGCGAGCCGGGGCGGCAGGGCCTGCCGGGCCCCCCCGGGGCGCCGGGGCTGAACGCGGCAGGGGCCATCAGCGCCGCCACCTACAGCACCATCCCCAAGATCGCCTTCTACGCCGGCCTCAAGCGGCAGCACGAGGGCTACGAGGTGCTCAAATTCGACGACGTGGTCACCAACCTGGGCAACCACTACGACCCCACCACCGGCAAGTTCACTTGCTCCATCCCCGGCATCTACTTCTTCACCTACCATGTGCTCATGCGGGGCGGCGACGGCACCAGCATGTGGGCCGACCTCTGCAAGAACAACCAG GTTCGAGCTAGTGCGATTGCCCAGGATGCGGATCAGAACTATGACTATGCCAGTAACAGTGTGGTGCTTCATTTGGAGCCAGGAGATGAAGTTTACATTAAATTAGATGGAGGAAAAGCACATGGAGGGAACAACAACAAATACAGCACATTTTCTGGATTTATTATTTATGCTGACTGA
- the PTER gene encoding N-acetyltaurine hydrolase: MPSLKGKVQTVLGPMEPDCLGYTLTHEHLTMNYSSCFCPPSPGQEPLSDGPIEMKNLFWIKQNPYSHKENLLLYQETDAVREELLHFKAAGGGTIVENTTTGIGRNVNTLKKLAEETGVHIIAGAGFYVDSTHSSQTRAMTVEQLTNIIVDEILRGADGTNIRCGVVGEIGCSWPLSQSEHRVLQATAQAQSQLGCPVIIHPGRNSDSPFQIMRILQEAGADASKTVMSHLDRTIFDTKKLLEFAELGCYLEYDLFGTEFLHYQFHPDIDMPNDNERIARIHTLIDEGYEDRILMAHDVHTKNRLMKYGGHGYSHIFENIVPKMLIRGISQDKIDKILVANPKRWLTFK; this comes from the exons ATGCCTTCCTTGAAAGGGAAGGTGCAGACTGTGTTGGGCCCCATGGAGCCAGACTGCCTTGGCTACACATTGACTCATGAACACTTGACTATGAACTACAGCAGCTGTTTTTGTCCACCTTCTCCAGGCCAAGAGCCTTTGTCTGATGGGCCCATTGAGATGAAGAACTTGTTTTGGATTAAGCAAAATCCCTACAGCCATAAAGAAAACCTTCTTTTGTATCAGGAAACAGATGCTGTGAGGGAGGagcttttgcattttaaagcagCAGGTGGTGGGACTATTGTGGAAAACACAACTACGGGAATTGGTCGGAATGTGAATACTTTGAAGAAACTTGCTGAAGAAACTGGAGTTCATATTATTGCTGGTGCTGGGTTTTATGTAGATTCCACTCATTCTTCTCAAACTCGGGCCATGACAGTGGAGCAG CTCACAAACATTATCGTTGATGAGATACTCAGAGGAGCGGATGGGACTAACATCAGGTGTGGTGTGGTGGGAGAAATAGGCTGCTCCTGGCCTTTGAGTCAGAGTGAACACCGAGTGCTTCAGGCAACAGCACAAGCTCAGTCACAGCTTGGGTGCCCTGTTATCATCCATCCCGGCAGGAACAGCGACTCACCTTTCCAGATTATGCGCATTCTGCAGGAAGCTGGGGCTGATGCTTCAAAGACAGTCATGTCTCACCTGGACAG GACCATATTTGATACAAAGAAACTTCTGGAATTTGCTGAACTTGGATGCTATTTAGAGTATGACCTATTTGGTACAGAATTTCTTCATTATCAGTTCCATCCTGATATTGACATGCCAAATGACAACGAAAGAATTGCAAG GATTCATACACTGATTGATGAAGGCTATGAAGACAGAATTCTGATGGCTCATGATGTACACACCAAGAACAGATTGATGAAATATGGAGGTCATGGATATTCACATATCTTTGAAAATATAGTTCCTAAAATGTTAATTAGAGGCATATCCCAAGATAAAATTGATAAAATACTCGTAGCAAATCCAAAGCGGTGGTTGACTTTTAAGTAG